The stretch of DNA TCGCGCAGAATCTTCTTCAGCCGCTGGCGTTCCTGTTGGTTTTCAATCTTGCGCGAGATGCCGCTTTGATCGGAGTTCGGCAGGAGAACCAGATAACGCCCCGGCAACACGACGTTGGTGGTGACGCGCGGCCCTTTGGTGCCGATCGGCCCTTTGGTGACTTGCACGATGATGTCGCTGCCCGGTGGATAGAGGCGTGGGATGTCCCGAGGGGTGATGCGCGGTTTGTCGTGCCTTTTGGTGCCGCGATCAACGATCTCCACGCCGCTGTCGAAGCTGCTGGGCACAATGTCCCAGTAGTGCAGAAAGGCATTCTTTTCAAAGCCGATATCCACAAACGCGGCCTTCAACCCATCTTCCAGGTTGCGCACCTTGCCTTTGAAAACGCTACCGACCAGACGCTCTTCGGTGGTGCGTTCGATGGTGAATTCTTCAAGTTTGCCTTCTTCAGAAATCGCGACGCGGGTTTCCAGCGCCTCGGCGTTGATGATGACCTCTTTGTGGATTTTCTTCACCGGCTTTATCAACCGCTGGACTTTCTTGATGACGGTTGTCGCAGCGGCGCGCAGCGTTTCCACGATGCCTTGGGGTGGCCGGGTTTGCACGACCACCGGTTCAAACGGCGCTTCCTCCTGAACCTGCGCTGGAGTTTCCAGGTTCGGTTCGCGAAAACGCCGGCGCGGTCCTGATGAATCAGCGTCGCCGGCGACCGCTTCCTTGGGAAGTCCTTCTGGCGGCAAGCCGGCGGCGATGTTCTCCGCCCGCTCAATCTCGTGCGAATGGCGGGAACGATCATAGACTTGCGCATCCGAAACGGGCTTCTCGCCCAGGACTTCGGCGCGGGCGTCACTGGCCGCGCGGTCTTGTCGTTGTCCGGCCGGGTTCAAGCCGCCGCTGGGGCGGAAGCGCATGCCGCCGCGACGGCGACGGGAAAAATGTTTATCACTCATAGATCAATAGGATTTTCGATGGGTATGGACGTTTTGCAAAAGGCCAATCGCGATCAACGAGCAGAGCACTGACGATCCGCCATAACTCAGTAGCGGCAGTGGCACGCCCGTCACAGGCATAATGCGTATGTTCATTCCGATGTTGATGAAGACATGGCTGAAGAGCAGCGTCACCACGCCCACAGCCAGCAGTTTGCCCAGGCGATCGCGCGCCTGGCTGGCAATTCTGATCCCGATGAACAGAACCACCGAGTACAGCGTGAGGACCAGCACGCTGCCGACAAATCCTTTCTCTTCGGCAATTACAGAGAAAATGAAGTCGTTGTGCGCCACCGAGCGCGGCAGATAGCCCAGAGCGTTCTGGGTGCCCTGACGCCAGCCTTTGCCCGTCAACCTGCCCGAACCCACGGAGATCATCGCCTGACGCACGTTGTAGGAATCGTTGCGCTGCTGTTCGCGCAGGCGCAGCCTCTCAGCCTCGGTGGCATTCGAAGGAGCGTAGTCCTGACCGAAATAAACCAGCAACCGGCGGCGCTGATAATCCTGCAACTTGATCTGCCACCAGCCCGGCGGCGCAAAAAGAATGTCCACCAAGAACAAAACCGCCAGCAACCCAACCACGCCCGCCACGCGCAGCAGATAACGTTTGGGCGTCCCCGCCACGAACAACATGACCACCGCCGTGGGCACCAGCACCAGCGCCGAGCCAAGGTCCGGCTCCTTCATGATCAGCAGAAACGGCAGCGCCATCATGCCAATGGCTTTCCAAAACACATGCGGCAGGCGCAATTCATCCGAGGGTCGGCTCAGGAATTGCGCGAGGGCCAGGATCAAAGTGAGCTTGGTCAACTCCGAGGGTTGCGCCTGAAAGAATCCGAGATCAAACCACCGCCGCGCGCCAAAACGCATCGTTCCGATATGCGGAATCAACACCACAATGAGCGCCACAATGGTGATCCAGTAGGCGACGTAGGACCAGCGCGTCAGCACGCGATAATCAACGAAGCAGATGGCGGCTGCGGCCGCCAGGCCGACGAAATACCAGATGATCTGTTTGAAATAACTTTGCGCGTACCACGGCAAAGCACTGGTCGATTCATTGGCCATCGTCGCGCTATAAACAAAGGCGGCGCCCAGCACCATCAGCCCGAGCAGGGCCAGCACCAGCAACAGGTCAATCCGGGCGTGGCGGTCGTTTGAGGTTGATCCAAACATTATTTTGCCTGACTCAAAGTTGCTGTTTTCGGTTCAGCCATTTTTTCTCGCGCCTGGATGGCCAGATAAATCTGTTGCGCAATCGGCGCACAGGTGGCGCCGCCGGAGCCGCCACTCTCCACCATGACCACGACGACATAGCGCGGATTCTCGTAGGGCGCGAACGAGACAAACCAGGTGGTGTGATCGATGGTTTCGC from Verrucomicrobiota bacterium encodes:
- the rodA gene encoding rod shape-determining protein RodA, giving the protein MFGSTSNDRHARIDLLLVLALLGLMVLGAAFVYSATMANESTSALPWYAQSYFKQIIWYFVGLAAAAAICFVDYRVLTRWSYVAYWITIVALIVVLIPHIGTMRFGARRWFDLGFFQAQPSELTKLTLILALAQFLSRPSDELRLPHVFWKAIGMMALPFLLIMKEPDLGSALVLVPTAVVMLFVAGTPKRYLLRVAGVVGLLAVLFLVDILFAPPGWWQIKLQDYQRRRLLVYFGQDYAPSNATEAERLRLREQQRNDSYNVRQAMISVGSGRLTGKGWRQGTQNALGYLPRSVAHNDFIFSVIAEEKGFVGSVLVLTLYSVVLFIGIRIASQARDRLGKLLAVGVVTLLFSHVFINIGMNIRIMPVTGVPLPLLSYGGSSVLCSLIAIGLLQNVHTHRKSY